A stretch of Mya arenaria isolate MELC-2E11 chromosome 14, ASM2691426v1 DNA encodes these proteins:
- the LOC128216513 gene encoding uncharacterized protein LOC128216513 isoform X1, whose product MYEMASNFDSSIQRGGDFIHDFSCSPCEENGFNTEAHHYCTKCTIYYCQNCVSKHNVLYKKHAVLGRKDVKKWEAAPGVVDALERCGMHPGEALKLVCGDHDQLCCPVCVAVDHRQCSKIHPIPDVAKGIQRNTEFQQIPKKIAELEKQFELMKEARMKNTTSLKKTRATISDELKTIRKKINEILDKIEKATLQDLDGIIGELEKNIKKDIETCDKMTIELQNMIAAFQTKSKSSESKSYIAYRKSQDMISQANDHLRGISTIECYNVTFQANNLIEELLSSIKTFGAIEEQTVTTKQREGPLFGPNHVFSVDFISLMLRKGTSLLGGR is encoded by the exons ATGTATGAAATGGCTTCTAATTTTGATTCATCCATTCAGAGGGGCGGTGATTTCATCCATGATTTTTCTTGCTCTCCGTGTGAAGAGAACGGATTTAACACCGAAGCTCACCATTATTGTACTAAATGCACAATATATTACTGCCAAAACtgtgtttcaaaacataacGTATTATATAAGAAGCACGCGGTGCTCGGCCGGAAGGACGTGAAGAAATGGGAGGCTGCCCCAGGAGTGGTGGACGCCCTGGAGAGATGCGGGATGCACCCGGGGGAGGCACTGAAGCTGGTATGCGGTGACCATGACCAGTTGTGTTGTCCTGTGTGTGTCGCTGTGGACCACAG ACAATGTTCCAAAATCCATCCCATTCCAGATGTAGCAAAAGGTATTCAGAGAAATACTGAGTTTCAACAAATTCCAAAGAAGATAGCTGAACTTGAAAAGCAATTCGAGCTGATGAAAGAAGCAAGAATGAAGAATACGACATCTCTGAAAAAGACGCGGGCAACCATTTCTGATGAATTAAAAACCATTCGTAAAAAGATCAACGAAATCCTTGACAAGATTGAGAAGGCAACTTTACAGGACTTGGACGGAATAATAGgtgaacttgaaaaaaatataaagaaagatATCGAAACTTGTGATAAAATGACTATTGAACTGCAAAACATGATTGCcgcttttcaaacaaaatcaaaatcaagcgagtcaaaatcatatattgCGTACAGAAAGAGCCAGGATATGATTTCACAAGCAAACGATCATCTTCGTGGCATATCCACCATTGAGTGTTACAATGTAACATTTCAAGCCAATAACCTTATCGAAGAACTTTTATCTTCAATAAAGACGTTTGGAGCGATTGAAGAACAAACTGTTACGACCAAACAGCGAGAAGGTCCCCTTTTCGGTCCAAACCACGTCTTCAGTGTtgactttatttcattaatgcTACGAAAGGGAACTTCGTTACTAGGAGGACGTTAA
- the LOC128216513 gene encoding uncharacterized protein LOC128216513 isoform X2 produces MKHAVLGRKDVKKWEAAPGVVDALERCGMHPGEALKLVCGDHDQLCCPVCVAVDHRQCSKIHPIPDVAKGIQRNTEFQQIPKKIAELEKQFELMKEARMKNTTSLKKTRATISDELKTIRKKINEILDKIEKATLQDLDGIIGELEKNIKKDIETCDKMTIELQNMIAAFQTKSKSSESKSYIAYRKSQDMISQANDHLRGISTIECYNVTFQANNLIEELLSSIKTFGAIEEQTVTTKQREGPLFGPNHVFSVDFISLMLRKGTSLLGGR; encoded by the exons ATG AAGCACGCGGTGCTCGGCCGGAAGGACGTGAAGAAATGGGAGGCTGCCCCAGGAGTGGTGGACGCCCTGGAGAGATGCGGGATGCACCCGGGGGAGGCACTGAAGCTGGTATGCGGTGACCATGACCAGTTGTGTTGTCCTGTGTGTGTCGCTGTGGACCACAG ACAATGTTCCAAAATCCATCCCATTCCAGATGTAGCAAAAGGTATTCAGAGAAATACTGAGTTTCAACAAATTCCAAAGAAGATAGCTGAACTTGAAAAGCAATTCGAGCTGATGAAAGAAGCAAGAATGAAGAATACGACATCTCTGAAAAAGACGCGGGCAACCATTTCTGATGAATTAAAAACCATTCGTAAAAAGATCAACGAAATCCTTGACAAGATTGAGAAGGCAACTTTACAGGACTTGGACGGAATAATAGgtgaacttgaaaaaaatataaagaaagatATCGAAACTTGTGATAAAATGACTATTGAACTGCAAAACATGATTGCcgcttttcaaacaaaatcaaaatcaagcgagtcaaaatcatatattgCGTACAGAAAGAGCCAGGATATGATTTCACAAGCAAACGATCATCTTCGTGGCATATCCACCATTGAGTGTTACAATGTAACATTTCAAGCCAATAACCTTATCGAAGAACTTTTATCTTCAATAAAGACGTTTGGAGCGATTGAAGAACAAACTGTTACGACCAAACAGCGAGAAGGTCCCCTTTTCGGTCCAAACCACGTCTTCAGTGTtgactttatttcattaatgcTACGAAAGGGAACTTCGTTACTAGGAGGACGTTAA